A segment of the Halogeometricum sp. S3BR5-2 genome:
TCGCCCCCTTGGCGATGATGGCTCCGGAGGAGATGCCGGTATCCATCCGGATGTCGCAGTCCTCGACGAGCAGGTTCGTCCGGCCGGCAAGCCAGATGCCCCGGGAGTTGACGACGGGTTCGGGTTCGGTGCCCGACCGCGGCATGATGTCGTACTCGCGGGAGTCCCACGAGTCCGCGGAGATGTTCTTCTCGTTGTGGATGACGGCGCCCTTCACCGAACTGTTCGTCGACCCGATGCGGACGTTCGAGATGTTGTTGTTCTTGAACACCCCGCCCTCGATGTGGACCTCGCCGTCGCCGCGGTCGGAGTCGGTCGTCCCGCGGTAGCTTCCGATGTAGCCGGGACTGGAGGCGTAGACGCCGTTGTCCGTCCAGTTCCACACCTCGCAGTCGCGGATGTAGAGCTTTCCGGCGTGCTTGAGACCGACGAACAGCCCGTGCGAGGCGCTGTCGTACGTGCTGCCGTCGCGGGCGTAGAACCGCTCGATGACGCCGGTCCCGTTCGGGTCCTCGACGGCGGTAGACAGGCCCTCACAGCTGTGACCGACGACGCCCTTGACGTGAACGTCGCCGATGTAGTAGTCGCCGCGCTCCGCGATGACGATGAGCGTCCCGCCGTAGCCCTCGCGCGTGTAGTCGAACTCGAACCCGGAGAAGACGTGGTCACCGCCGGTCTTCATCAGGATGGTCCACGATTCGCTCTCGCTCTGTGGCTTGGCCGGGACGAACACCGGGTTCGCGCCGTCGGCCGCGACGAGGCCGACGTTGCTGGACCGAATCCAACAGGAGTCGATGCGGTACCGACCCGTGGGGAACTCAACGAGCGTTCCGCTCGGAACGGCTCCGAGCGTATCGTCGACCAGCGCTCCCTCGTTCGGGTCGAGACCGAGGTCGTCGACCGCGTTCACCTTGCGGTCGAACGAGATTCCTTCGTAGGTGTGCCCGCCCGCGGCGGCGGCGGAGCCAACGCCCGTGGCGGCGACGGCGGCGGTCGCGGCGCCGAGGCGGAGCACGCCTCGCCGGCCGAGGAGTTTCGAACCGGTGTGCGCGCCGGCGGGTTCAGTGGGTGATTCGGTCGAAGGCTCGATGGGGTTCTCTGCCATGGACACTTGATTAAGAGATAATTAAGAACATAAATCTATTGGTCTTGAAAGAAACACGGAAATATGATAGTCACAATATTATGAATTTCAATTTTTGTATTCTATTTACTAGGTGTGCGGAGATGAGAAACGGACTAAACGGGCCTTGGTCTACTCGCGCTTCAAACGGTCGAAAAAGGCCACTAGCGGCGTTTAATACCACGTTAACGTCCTTCTAAGCGTTTTGTCAGGTCGCGTCCCGAGCGTCAGGTACCGTCGCCGCAGGTGCCGTTCGACCGAAGGTTCGTCCGCCTCACCGTCGCGTTGGTCGTCGTGACCATCCGTCCGGGCACGGCGATGGTGCTGTTCGACACCGCGCCGTTGCGAGTGTTCTCGAAGGCGATGCCGTCCTGATTCCCTCCGTCGAGCGAGATGCAGCAGTTCTCGAAACTGGTGTCGTCTCTCCCCTGGACGCGAACCGCCGCGTTTCGGGCGGTCGCGGTCCCCGTTATCGTGACGCCTTCGACCGTGAACCCGTGTCGCTGCCAGTCGATGGACGGTCCCTTCAGGTTGATGGGGTAGAGCACCTCGTCGGTATCGACGTGTATCCGCGTGTTTCGAATCCTGTTCGTCCCCGTCGCCCCGTTGGCGACGATGGCGCCGTCCGACCGGCCGGCGTTCATCACGATGTCGCAGTCGGCGACGAGTTGGTGGTGCCGGTTCGTCAGGCGGATGCCCCGGGAGTTGACGACGGGTTCGGGTTCGGTGCCCGACCGCGGCATGATGGGGTACCGCCGCGAGTCCCACGTGTCGCCCGAGGGGTTCCGCTCGTTGCGGATGAGCGCCCCCCGCACGGAACTGTACGTCGACCCGATGCGGATGTTGGCGATGTTGTTGTTCTTGTAGACGCCGCCGCGGACGTGGACGACGCCGTTGCCCCGGTCGGCCGTCGTCTGTCCCTTGAACCCGCCGACGTAGCCGGGACTGGAGGCGTAGACGCCGTTGTCGGCCCAGTTCCACACCTCGCAGTCCCGTATTTCGAGCCGTCCGGCGTGACCCTGCGCGACGAAGATTCCCGCTCCGGGGCTGTCGTACGTGCTGCCGTCGCGCGCGACGAACCGCTCGACGACGCCTTCGCCGTCCGGGTCGGTCACGCTCACGCCGACGCCGTACGTGTCGTACGGGTAGACGCCGAACGCGTGAACGTCGTGCAGGTAGAGGCTGCCCACCGTCGCGATGAGGGTGACGCTCGCGCCCACGTCCTCGCCGCGGAAGTCGAAGTCGAAGCGCCCGAACTCGAAGTCGCCCCCGTTCTCGAAGGTGAACAGCCACCCCCGCTCGCTGGCGGCGCTCGTCGGGACGAGCGTCGTCCGCGCGTTCGGCGCGCCGACGACGCCGACGTTGCGGTAGCCGTTGACCCGCACCGGGTCGACGAAGTGGCGTCCCGCCGGGACCACGAACAGGGTGTCGTCGGCCAGTTCCGAGGCGATTATCGACCCGACGCGCCCCTTGCTGGCGTTTCCGACGCCGCGGTCGGCGAGTCGCACGACGCGGTCGTACGACTGATACTGTTTCGGCGTCCCTCGCGACGTCTCCACTCCGTCCCGCGGCAGCGTCCCCGTCGGCGTCGACGGCTTCGAGTCGTCGAACGCCGAGCAGCCCGCGAGGCCCAGGAGACCGGCCGACGCGGCCGACGCCAGAAGCGTGCGGCGCTTCATCAGACCCCGTCGGCGGCCGCGCGCGCACGCGGCGACGCATCACCCGTTCGGTCCGTGCGGTCCGCGTGACCCACGTGACCCGCGCGGCTCACGTTCCGCGCCCCCCGACGCCCGTCCCGCCGGCGTCCGTCCCGCTCCCGCGACTCCCCTCGCGGCGCGCTCCCTCGGCGGCCGCGGTGTCGACGACTCTCGACTGATCGGTCATTCCTGTCGGATAATTCGGACTCACTCGGTTGAATATGTGTCGCATAAACTGAGCGATTCCGCGCGTCCAGCGGGCCTCGGCGGTCGCAGGGTGGGCCGAAACACTCCCGCCGGTGGGAAACCTCCGCTACGATTCGCTGACGTTGATGTCCAGCGTCAGATGGCGGTACGCCGAGTCGACGCTCGGGTCGTCCGGCGCCTCGCCCCGGTAGACGAGATAGGTGTACCGGAGGTTGTCGCCGGCGAACGTCGGCTGGAGTTCGTGCCGTAACTGCCAGGTCACGTTCTCGCCGATGTTCCGCTGGTACCGGTCCACCTCGGCGGACCTGACGATGTTGCCGTTCTCGCCCACCTCCTGCTGTTCGACGACGATGGTGTACGTCGTCGGTCCGTCCTCGTGGTTGGCGACTTCGAGCACGTATTCGGCGGTTTCGCCCACCGTGAGGTCCGTCTGGTACCCGTTGGCGACGAGGTTCCCCTCGTCGTTCTCGGTGAGCAGCGACACCCGCGTGAACGTCGTCTGGTCCTGCGGGAGCGCCACCGCCCCGAGGAACCCGGCGCTGGCGACGACGAGGACCAGCACCAGCAGGACGTTCAGCGCGACGTCGAGGGTCGACCCCTCGAACCCGGCGCCGACGGTCCGTCGGAACGAGGCCAGCGGTAGCACGTACCGGCTCTCCTCGCGCTTCCGTACCCGGCGCACGACGCCGAGGGCGAACACGAGCACGGTGAATCCGACCACTGCGGCCAGCACCACCTGTATCGAGAGCGCGAGCGGGCTTGCCACGATGGCGACGCCGAACACCGGGAGCACGGCCACGCTGAGGCCGAGCGAGAGCCCCGCCCGCTGTGCGCCCGTCAGCGTCCCGCGGCGCGACCCGGTGTCGGTCCGCCCGAGTCGACGGCTCCGCGCCGGTCGCTCGACGACGCGCTTCGGGAACACCAGCGTCGTGATGGCGTACCCCGGCAGCCACAGCAGTCCGAGTAGGACGACGGCGATTCGGGTCGGGCCCGGAGGAAGCGTCAGCGCCGCCGCGCCGAACACGGCGAGGGCGGCGACGACGAGGATGGACTCGACGGCCAACCCGACCGCGCCGGACGTCCGCTCAGGCGAGTTTCGCACGGCTACGCTCACCTCCGCGGCGACCGACGGCGGGTTCGAGAGCGTCCGTCACCGCCCGCTCCCTCCGGCGGCCTCGTCGGTCTCTCCCGGGAGGCCGTCCGCGCCGTTCCCGTTCCCGTCTTCGCCTTCGCTCCCGACCTCGGAGTCGGCGTCGCCCCCCGTCTCCGGGGCGCCGTTCGTCGCGTCGCCCGTCTGCGCGTACGCCGCGTCCGGGATGTCCTCCTCCGCGCGTCGCTCGCCGTACTCGCCGGACGCCACCAGGTCGGCGTTCCGGTCGATGTCGAGGACGACGGCGACGACGAGGAACAGCCATCCGAGCAGCGAGACGGCGCCGGACAGCAGCAGGTTCGTGAAGCGGTTCTCGGCGTCGCGGTCGGCAAGCGCCTTCAGCGTCGCGAGCGCGCCCGCGCCGGTTCCGGCGGCGCCGAGCGCGTAGCACAGCCCCGTCGGGTGGAAGTCGTAGACGAAGTACTTCATCTTCAGCCGCCAGAGGAAGTCGCGCAGGAGGAGCCTCGACAGCCGCGGGACGAACGTCGAGTATTTGATACCGCTCTGCTCGTCGCCGTACACCGCCTCGTGCGGCACGTCGGCGATGCGAAGGCCCTGCACGTTGAGGTGGACGAGCAGGTCGTTGAGGAAGCCGTACTCCTCGTAGAGGTCGTCGACGGGCAGTTCTTCGAGCGCCCGCAGCGAGATGGCCGCGTAGCCGTTCTGCGGGTCGACCATCCCCCAGTAGCCGCTGGCTATCCTCGTCAGGACGGTGAGCAGGCGGTTGCCGAACAGGCGCCACCGCGACATCTCGCGCCACGTGTCCTCGCGCCAGAGGCGGTTGCCCTTCGTGTAGTCCGCCTCGCCGTCGACGATGGGGTCGAGAAACTGCGTCAGTTTGCTCGGGTCCATCTGTCCGTCGCCGGCGATGACGGCCGTCACGTCCATCTCGTCGCGCAGCGCCTGTCCGTATCCGGTCTTGATGGCGCCGCCGACGCCGCGGTTCCGCTCGTGACGGATGGGGACGACGCGCTCTCCGTCGCTCTCGGCGTTCACCTGCTCCGCGCACGCGCGCAACTCCTCCCACGTCCCGTCGGTCGAGCGGTCGTCGACGGCGTATATCTTGTCGACGTAGGCCGGGATGCCGCGCACCACGTCGCCGACGAACCCCTCCTCGTTGTAGGCGGGGACGACGACGGCGACGCTACTGTTCCGATACACGCTCTCCTCCTCCGATAGTCAGGATGCGGTGGTCGCCGTCGCCGCACCACTCCTCGAGGACGCCGCGCCCGTCGACGAGGAGGGCGTCTTCGAGGCGCGCCCAGTCGACGTCGGCGAACTCCTCGTGTGCGGTGACGAGGACGACGGCGTCGACGTCCGCGTCGGGAACGTCTCGGGCCTCGACGGGCGTCGCGCCGAACGACTCGATGTCGTCGATGAGGGGGTCGGCGGCGAGCACCTTCGCGCCGCGCGCGTTCAGGCCGTCGATGACGCCGGCGGCGGGCGTCTTCCGCGTCTCCTCGACGCCGGCCCGATAGGTGATTCCGAGCACCGCGACGGTCGACCCGTCCACGTCGCGCCCCATCGCCTCCAGACCGTCCGTCAGTAGGTCCACGGTGTGGCCGGGCATCGAGTCGTTCACCTCGCGCGCCGTCCGGAGCAGCGGGGTGTCGGTCTCGGTGTACTTCATGATGAAGTACGGGTAGAAGGGGATGCAGTGGCCCCCGACGCCCGGTCCGGGCGTGTGGATGTCGCAGAACGGTTGGGTGTTCGCCGCGTCGATGGCCTCGTTGACGTCGATTCCGAGGTCGCGGTCGAGTTTGGCGAGTTCGTTCGCCAGGGCGATGTTCACGTCGCGGTAGACGCCCTCGAACAGTTTCACCGCCTCGGCGGAGGTCGCGTCCTCCATCGGGACGATGTCGTTCGTCGTGAGTTCGCCGTAGACGAGTTCGGCCGCGCGGCCGCTCTCCTCGTCGGCGCCGCCGACGACTTTGGGGTACGCGCCGCGGATGTCCTTCAGCGCCCGTCCGCTGGACGTCCGCTCGGGACAGAAGGCGACGCCGAACTCGTCCTCGTCGAGGCCGCTGACCGACGAGAGGAGCGGGCGAACGCGGCGTTCGCACGTCCCCGGCGGGACGGTGCACTCGACGACGACGAGGTCGCCCTTCGAGAGGCCCTCGCCGATGCCCTCGACGGCGGCGGTCAGCGCCGAGAGGTCCGGTTCGTGGTCGTCCGTCAACGGCGTCGGGACGATGACGACGTGGACCGCCGCGGCTTCCGCGGCCTCGGCGGCCGAGGTGGTGGCGCGGAGTCGCCCCGCCTCCACCTGTTCGGCGACGAGGTCCGAGAGGCCCGGTTCGCCCTTGATGTGCGAGCGGCCCTCGTTGATGCCGTCGACCACGTCTTGGTCGACGTCGACGCCGACGACGTCGCCGGCCGTCTCTGCGTACACCGCCGCGAGCGGCAGGCCCATCTTCCCGAGGCCGACGACGGAGACCGGCACCTCGCCGGACGTGAACGCCCGTCGCTGTTCTTCGGGGTCTCGCTGACTGCCGTACAGGCCCATCACTGTCGCGCCGACCCCCGACCGTGCGATGGCGCTGTCTGCGCGTCGACCGTCGTTCCCTCGGTTCCGTGGAGAGCGCGGACCTGAGGGGCCGCCTGTGTGACTTCGAGCATATGTGTTCGACCGCCGAATAGAGAGGCGGGTCTACCGACCGAACCGAAGGAACGTACTTTGTTATACGGTACTTGGCCCTGTCAATCGGATACTAATTCGCCGTATTCGGTGGTTTAAGCCCCCTCTCGGGCGTGTGTGAATATCTAGCGCTGCAGTCGCTCTCCCGCGTGCCGTGCGAACCCGACTCACTCTCCGGGTCGGCCGGACGAGTCGGCGACCGGAACGGGGTCGCCTCGAACGGAAGGTCGGGGCGGGGACTACGCGCCGGCGACTTCCTCTCGGATATACTTCCCGAGAACGCCGACCGTGGCGGCGGCGACGACGACGGCGAACGCGAGGACGGCCCCCGAGAGCGGACCGACGCCGCCGGCGACCTGTCCGCGGACGAAGTTCGCTGCCAGCGCACCCGAGAGGAGGAAGACGGCGACGCCGCCTGCGTTTGCGAGCGTCGGGGTCGGTTCGGATACCGCTCGGGAGTTCAGGAGGTAGAGCACGAGGGCGAGGGCGAACGGCGTCCCGACGGTGCCGAGGGCGAGGACGAGGACGAGTTGGCCGAGCACCTCGCCGCCGATGAACGCCCCCGGTACTGACAGCAGCGCGAACCCGGCCAGGAGAGCGCGGTAGCGGCCGTCCTCGACCGTCGTCCCCCAGCCGAGTTTGTCCGCGAGGAGGAAGGGCGGGGCGACGGTGTTCCCGCCGAGCGTCGAGACGGCCGCGCCGCCGAGTCCGAGGAGGAACAGCCACTCCGCGCCCGGACCGACGAGCGGTCCCAGCGCCTCCGCGGCGCCGACCGTCGTGAGGTCCGGGTCCGACAGCACGCTCGCCGCGACGAGGAAGATGGCGACGCTGTAGACGC
Coding sequences within it:
- a CDS encoding nucleotide sugar dehydrogenase, which codes for MGLYGSQRDPEEQRRAFTSGEVPVSVVGLGKMGLPLAAVYAETAGDVVGVDVDQDVVDGINEGRSHIKGEPGLSDLVAEQVEAGRLRATTSAAEAAEAAAVHVVIVPTPLTDDHEPDLSALTAAVEGIGEGLSKGDLVVVECTVPPGTCERRVRPLLSSVSGLDEDEFGVAFCPERTSSGRALKDIRGAYPKVVGGADEESGRAAELVYGELTTNDIVPMEDATSAEAVKLFEGVYRDVNIALANELAKLDRDLGIDVNEAIDAANTQPFCDIHTPGPGVGGHCIPFYPYFIMKYTETDTPLLRTAREVNDSMPGHTVDLLTDGLEAMGRDVDGSTVAVLGITYRAGVEETRKTPAAGVIDGLNARGAKVLAADPLIDDIESFGATPVEARDVPDADVDAVVLVTAHEEFADVDWARLEDALLVDGRGVLEEWCGDGDHRILTIGGGERVSEQ
- a CDS encoding DUF1616 domain-containing protein; translation: MRNSPERTSGAVGLAVESILVVAALAVFGAAALTLPPGPTRIAVVLLGLLWLPGYAITTLVFPKRVVERPARSRRLGRTDTGSRRGTLTGAQRAGLSLGLSVAVLPVFGVAIVASPLALSIQVVLAAVVGFTVLVFALGVVRRVRKREESRYVLPLASFRRTVGAGFEGSTLDVALNVLLVLVLVVASAGFLGAVALPQDQTTFTRVSLLTENDEGNLVANGYQTDLTVGETAEYVLEVANHEDGPTTYTIVVEQQEVGENGNIVRSAEVDRYQRNIGENVTWQLRHELQPTFAGDNLRYTYLVYRGEAPDDPSVDSAYRHLTLDINVSES
- a CDS encoding glycosyltransferase family 2 protein is translated as MYRNSSVAVVVPAYNEEGFVGDVVRGIPAYVDKIYAVDDRSTDGTWEELRACAEQVNAESDGERVVPIRHERNRGVGGAIKTGYGQALRDEMDVTAVIAGDGQMDPSKLTQFLDPIVDGEADYTKGNRLWREDTWREMSRWRLFGNRLLTVLTRIASGYWGMVDPQNGYAAISLRALEELPVDDLYEEYGFLNDLLVHLNVQGLRIADVPHEAVYGDEQSGIKYSTFVPRLSRLLLRDFLWRLKMKYFVYDFHPTGLCYALGAAGTGAGALATLKALADRDAENRFTNLLLSGAVSLLGWLFLVVAVVLDIDRNADLVASGEYGERRAEEDIPDAAYAQTGDATNGAPETGGDADSEVGSEGEDGNGNGADGLPGETDEAAGGSGR